tcaataatatttattatattattatataattttatataatataattatattattataatattatttatttaacatatttaataatcaAGTATTCTGTCTCACGACCGACAACGAGTGCTTAACAAGTCGATCTGATGTGCATTACTGCGCATGCACAGGCAACTTGTTTAACTACAGTGCTTGTGTCTGTAGACCGAGGCCGGGGAGGAATAAAACGAGACAGAACTCATATTTTCTAACTCCATTAAACtcctgaaaaatgtctgtacatCCGCATTTCCGCTTTAATGAAAGTTGCATAGGAAAAGCAGCGCATGGCAGCAATGATTAGAACCGTTCGGCCCATCTAGGCTATTTTCTTTTCCCTGCTGTTACTGAGTCCTTGGTCTAGTCCTAGATTCAGTATAGCCATATCtttatcccatgtatgttaaaatccccttgctgtattagcctctaccacttatgcttggaggctgctccacttatctaccaccatttCAGTAAAGTTTCCTTACGGCCTCCGACCCTCCAGTCTTATATTGTGAACTTTTAttctaacttttctcctcctttgagataaacttccctcctgtgttttgttaaatccctttaattaGTTAATTTGTGTGTCTTTAAATTATTAGAGCCCCAGCTGAGCTTATATCTAAAACTAGTCATTGAATGAACACAAATTTCATCATTTTAACCGTATTACTGGTTTatgttttgattataatatttaatgtttttttaactgtGAGAAAATAGTGAACAATTGATTTTGTTCTCCCCAACCTTTTAAtaaatgctcttttttttttcttaattttttttgttcagcagAGCAACGAGCCTTTGGTCAGACCATCAGCCTTCAAGCCCGTGGTCCCAAAAAATTTCCACTCCATGCAGAACTTGTGCCCACCGCTAAACAACGGAGCGACCGAGAACCGGAAAAGCTCCAACCATGGCAACGGTAACAGTCCGGCTGCTCTAAAAAGCGGGCACGAGAAGGCTAGTCACAATCGGTCATCCAACCAAGTAGGAGGCCTCTCGGATTCTGGTCGTAACTCACTAACAAGCTTACCGAGCTATGGGACTGGGTACAGCCAGCATGTTGGCCCAATGAGCGCATCGACGAGCCATATAAACCGCATTGGGACCACCTATGTGGAAAAGAACATAGTGGGTTATAATGGAATTTCTACCTCAGATAGTGGACGATCTTCCAGCAAAAGCACTTCCTCGTTCAGCAGGCTCAATCATCTCAATGAACCATTGCCTTTCCACTCGCCTTCgagtgatgacatcatacaagACCTGGAAGATCGACTTTGGGAGAAGGAGCAGGAGGTCATGCAGATGAAGAGGAGCTTGGACAAAAGCGAGGCGGCCATTTTCCAAGTctttgaagaaaaacaaaagatatGGGAACGTGAAATGGAGGACTTGAGACAGAATTATGCCAACAAACTTCAGCAGGTCTCGAAAAAAGCCCAACGTGCCCAGCAGGCTCTGCAGCTACAAGTGTTCAAGCTTCAACAGGAGAAGAAAAAGCTGCAAGAAGACATCTCACAGCTCCTCCAAGAAAGGGAGGATATGGAgaaaaaatgcatggttttcaagAAGGAGCAGGCTGAATACCTACCCAAGATCGAGGAAACAAAGTGGGAGGTGAGACTCACGATGATCTTTTAATCATTTGGGGTTTAACCTCCAGATCCTTTCAGTCGGGGCTCTGTTCTCTCAAGAATGGAACCGAGTTAAAAACATTCATGAAGTTGGATGTTTCCTGGATGTCCCAGTTGGTCATGTCAACCCAACTCGTCCAAGACCCTCTGCATCTCAGACACTGGAGAGTTCTTTCAAACCGTATCAAAGCTTCCAGGGTTTTCAGTAATGATTTATAGCTTAATAAGGACCCAACCTGGAATTCCAAGCTGAGGCTGTAGAAACCTGTTACATCGTAAAATAACCTCAGAATATCCAGGATAgcctactattttttttacatgatttcTAAATTCAGAACGTAATTCTATGGACCCCTTGGGGTTAAACATGTCCTAATTAGTACAATGTTTTGTTTGGGCATTTATTGTTTCAATAACCATTTCTCTCCccacttacttttttttttaaacaaatacgcACCAATACCTACAAGTGGGAGCGCTTGGGCATagacaaataataatgaaaataaaaataaagaaataaatatatacttaaagATTCAAATATTGCAAATCAATAAGTATATTACTAAGGTACCGATTAGTTGATACGGAAGCTTATTGATATGTGATTTAATTTTAAgtacacatttattttgatttatttacattattatttgtcTATACCAAAGCCCCCCCCCTTGCTGGGACATTTGATAAACAGTGGATAAACACCCATTGCTTTACCTAAACCACCCACACTAGTCTGTTCCTATGCCATGCAAATTGGAAATCAGTTCTACCTTCAGCATCCCTCCCTTCTGGATCTCAGAACTGTTCTTATTCCAGAACCCAGCTGCCAACaccaattattaattaatttattattattaatgtattaattatattaattaatatgaatattattatttattattaaactgTAAAACGTCAGTAGTCCACAGCCAACTTCAGGGCAATAATGGAGTattccatatttaaaaataagtaagaTAAGAGGTCTTGTGCAAGACCAAAGGAAAATAGGTTGAGTTATAACCCTCAAGTGTACCCTCAAGTTCTTCGTGCTGGTGTCTGATCATGTTTTTCTTGCCGCTGTAGGTATGCCAAAAAGCTGGTGAGATATCCCTACTGAAGCAGCAGCTCAAGGACTCCCAGGGCGACGTTTCTCAGAAGTTAAATGAGATAGTTGGGTTACGAACCCAACTTAAGGAAGCTAAGGCCTTTCttagagaaaaagaagaacagATTTCGTCGATGAAAGATTCCTACAGCTCCAAGAGCGTCAGCCTTGAGATCTGTGAGAATGAAATCCAGAGAAAGCAAAGTGAAGCCCAGCAAATGAAGGAAAAACTAAGCCAGTGTGAACAGGAGATAGCTGGCTTGAAGGACGCACTTTCCAACCTTGGCCATAATCCGTACGATGCAGAGGCCAACGAAAAGTTGGTGGACGCTCTCTCATGCGAGAGTGATGAAGCCAAGATGCAACGCCAAAACGAGGACAGCGGGATCTCCATGAAGAAGGACATAGAGAAACTTCAGCTGGAGCTGGCGCTAGAGAAGCAACAAAAGGATCAGCAGGTGGTGGAGTTTGAGGAAGAGCGGCGAACCTGGcaagaagagaaggaaaaagtGATTAAGTACCAGAAACAGCTGCAGCTTAACTACGTAGAAATGTATCAGAAAAACCAACAGCTGGAGCAAAGGATCAATGAAATGACTGCTAAAGTGACCACGCCGCCA
The DNA window shown above is from Spea bombifrons isolate aSpeBom1 chromosome 1, aSpeBom1.2.pri, whole genome shotgun sequence and carries:
- the LZTS3 gene encoding leucine zipper putative tumor suppressor 3 — encoded protein: MAKLETRSVLGDPSYQSQDSFHPFGTRSSESPSQGTMGSVGSGVANDQEFAMKSVGTRTQNSLKQNDNSRNGYSNRYSGEEKAYKTEKNSNAMYINGEQRKSEKMNNEPLVRPSAFKPVVPKNFHSMQNLCPPLNNGATENRKSSNHGNGNSPAALKSGHEKASHNRSSNQVGGLSDSGRNSLTSLPSYGTGYSQHVGPMSASTSHINRIGTTYVEKNIVGYNGISTSDSGRSSSKSTSSFSRLNHLNEPLPFHSPSSDDIIQDLEDRLWEKEQEVMQMKRSLDKSEAAIFQVFEEKQKIWEREMEDLRQNYANKLQQVSKKAQRAQQALQLQVFKLQQEKKKLQEDISQLLQEREDMEKKCMVFKKEQAEYLPKIEETKWEVCQKAGEISLLKQQLKDSQGDVSQKLNEIVGLRTQLKEAKAFLREKEEQISSMKDSYSSKSVSLEICENEIQRKQSEAQQMKEKLSQCEQEIAGLKDALSNLGHNPYDAEANEKLVDALSCESDEAKMQRQNEDSGISMKKDIEKLQLELALEKQQKDQQVVEFEEERRTWQEEKEKVIKYQKQLQLNYVEMYQKNQQLEQRINEMTAKVTTPPAEDKKPWTPSRLERIESTEI